From the Theobroma cacao cultivar B97-61/B2 chromosome 2, Criollo_cocoa_genome_V2, whole genome shotgun sequence genome, one window contains:
- the LOC18608784 gene encoding glutaredoxin-C9, with product MQQAIPYKSWPLPCATTTSHRAPSTLGHNNLVLSRGGGSKDVLNIVLENAVIVFARKGCCMSHVVRRLLLALGVNPAVYEIDDKDEVGVLNELEMICKGDGKDKKVQLPAVFIGGRLFGGLDKVMATHISGELVPVLKDAGALWL from the coding sequence atgcaaCAAGCGATTCCATACAAGTCCTGGCCTCTGCCATGCGCCACCACTACTTCCCATCGTGCCCCATCGACACTTGGCCACAACAACCTCGTACTAAGCAGAGGAGGAGGCAGCAAGGACGTGCTTAATATTGTGTTAGAGAACGCTGTGATTGTGTTCGCCAGGAAGGGTTGCTGCATGAGCCATGTAGTGAGGCGTTTGCTACTGGCGCTGGGAGTGAACCCTGCGGTTTATGAGATTGATGACAAGGATGAGGTTGGTGTTTTGAATGAATTGGAGATGATCTGCAAAGGTGATGGAAAGGATAAAAAGGTGCAGCTTCCAGCTGTGTTCATTGGTGGGAGATTGTTTGGGGGATTGGATAAAGTAATGGCTACTCATATTAGCGGAGAGTTGGTTCCTGTGTTGAAAGATGCAGGGGCCTTGTGGCTTTGA